A single Micromonospora luteifusca DNA region contains:
- a CDS encoding TatD family hydrolase: MRIFDPHIHMTSRTTDDYERMAAAGVRAVVEPAFWLGQPRTSAASFTDYFDSLIGWEPFRAGQFGVRHFATVALNPKEANDPRCRPVLDLLPRYLDKDAVVAVGEIGYDSMTPEEDEAFAAQLALAVAYDLPALVHTPHRDKARGCERTLAVVAESGIDAGRVVVDHLNEVTVKLVRDSGCWLGFSIYPDTKMTPQRMVDLLREYGTERMLVNSAADWGRSDPLLTRATGEAMLLAGFSDDDVDKVLWRNPVEFYGQSGRLDLSDLDVAAAVDPQTGNSILRGGS; the protein is encoded by the coding sequence ATGCGCATCTTCGACCCCCACATCCACATGACCTCACGCACCACCGACGACTACGAACGGATGGCCGCCGCCGGAGTACGCGCGGTGGTGGAGCCGGCGTTCTGGCTGGGCCAGCCGCGCACCAGCGCCGCCTCGTTCACCGACTACTTCGACTCGCTGATCGGCTGGGAGCCGTTCCGGGCCGGGCAGTTCGGGGTGCGCCACTTCGCCACCGTGGCGCTGAACCCCAAGGAGGCCAACGACCCACGCTGTCGTCCCGTCCTCGACCTGCTGCCTCGCTACCTGGACAAGGACGCCGTCGTGGCGGTCGGCGAGATCGGGTACGACTCGATGACGCCCGAGGAGGACGAGGCGTTCGCGGCGCAGTTGGCGCTGGCCGTGGCGTACGACCTGCCGGCGCTGGTGCACACCCCGCACCGGGACAAGGCGCGCGGATGCGAGCGGACCCTCGCCGTGGTCGCCGAATCCGGCATCGACGCGGGTCGCGTGGTGGTCGACCACCTCAACGAGGTGACCGTCAAGCTGGTCCGAGACAGCGGTTGCTGGCTGGGCTTCTCCATCTACCCGGACACCAAGATGACCCCGCAGCGGATGGTGGACCTGCTGCGGGAGTACGGCACGGAACGGATGCTGGTCAACTCGGCAGCCGACTGGGGACGCTCCGACCCACTGCTGACCCGGGCCACCGGCGAGGCGATGCTGCTGGCCGGCTTCAGCGACGACGACGTCGACAAGGTGCTGTGGCGAAACCCGGTGGAGTTCTACGGGCAGTCGGGGCGGCTCGACCTCAGCGACCTGGACGTCGCCGCCGCCGTGGACCCGCAGACCGGCAACTCGATCCTGCGCGGCGGCAGCTGA
- a CDS encoding EboA domain-containing protein: protein MTPDSLRAALRGVPDPDWLDAALRRVTVEPTAITRLFPAAGRRCGRAALPDAPGWTADDAARVLLLTSLPGDHSAYAERLYQHGDAAERRAVLRALPLLPIGAAGVPLLHDAIRTNDTRLVAAALGPYARHLDPAAWRQAVLKCVFSGVALATVADLETRADGELAAMLAALAAERHAAGRELPADATDLLDRLTAALPREA from the coding sequence ATGACACCGGATTCACTACGGGCCGCCCTGCGAGGCGTACCCGATCCCGATTGGCTGGATGCGGCGCTGCGCCGGGTCACGGTCGAGCCCACCGCGATCACCCGACTCTTCCCCGCCGCCGGCCGGCGTTGCGGTCGGGCCGCGCTGCCCGACGCCCCCGGCTGGACCGCCGACGACGCGGCCCGGGTGCTGCTGCTCACCAGCCTGCCCGGCGACCACTCGGCGTACGCCGAGCGCCTCTACCAGCACGGCGACGCGGCGGAGCGCCGGGCGGTGCTGCGGGCCCTGCCGCTGCTGCCGATCGGCGCCGCCGGTGTGCCGCTGCTGCACGACGCGATCCGGACCAACGACACCCGACTGGTCGCCGCCGCGCTCGGCCCCTACGCCCGGCACCTCGACCCGGCCGCCTGGCGGCAGGCGGTGCTCAAGTGTGTGTTCAGCGGTGTCGCCCTCGCCACGGTGGCCGACCTGGAAACCCGGGCGGACGGGGAGTTGGCGGCGATGCTGGCCGCACTGGCCGCCGAACGGCACGCCGCCGGCCGGGAGTTGCCCGCCGACGCCACCGACCTGCTCGACCGGCTCACCGCCGCACTGCCCCGGGAGGCGTGA
- a CDS encoding sugar phosphate isomerase/epimerase family protein, protein MSVPAPRPAVDATTLRLGYGTNGFANHRLDDALAVLADLGYDGVALTLDHDHLDPFAPGLTRRVAAVGRRLNELGLAVVIETGARYLLDPWHKHAPTLLHDDPTRRIEFLRRAVRIGADLGAEAVSFWAGVRPEAVSPQCAWDRLVAGCASVVDVADASGVTLGFEPEPGMLVQDIADWRRLHAALGDPARFGITLDIGHCRCLEPWPVPQCVAEVAGHLVNVQIDDMRRGVHEHLEFGVGEIDFPPVLAALAAAGYRGLVAVELPRDSHAAPAVAARSIEFLRAAALAGRTEDEVPAHIPGVPA, encoded by the coding sequence ATGAGCGTCCCCGCGCCGCGGCCGGCCGTCGACGCCACCACGTTGCGCCTCGGGTACGGCACGAACGGCTTCGCCAACCACCGTCTCGACGACGCGCTCGCCGTCCTCGCCGACCTCGGGTACGACGGGGTGGCGCTCACCCTGGACCACGACCACCTGGACCCGTTCGCGCCCGGGCTCACGCGCCGGGTCGCCGCCGTCGGCCGCCGGTTGAACGAGCTGGGTCTGGCGGTGGTGATCGAAACCGGTGCCCGCTACCTGCTCGACCCGTGGCACAAGCACGCCCCGACGTTGCTGCACGACGACCCGACCCGGCGGATCGAGTTTCTGCGCCGGGCAGTCCGGATCGGCGCCGACCTGGGCGCGGAGGCGGTCTCGTTCTGGGCCGGTGTCCGGCCCGAGGCGGTGTCGCCGCAGTGCGCCTGGGACCGGCTGGTGGCCGGTTGCGCCAGCGTGGTCGACGTGGCCGACGCCTCCGGCGTCACCCTCGGCTTCGAACCGGAGCCGGGGATGCTGGTGCAGGACATCGCCGACTGGCGCCGGCTGCACGCCGCGCTCGGTGACCCGGCCCGGTTCGGCATCACCCTTGACATCGGCCACTGCCGGTGCCTGGAGCCGTGGCCGGTGCCGCAGTGCGTCGCCGAGGTGGCCGGGCACCTGGTCAACGTGCAGATCGACGACATGCGCCGGGGTGTGCACGAGCACCTGGAGTTCGGTGTCGGGGAGATCGACTTCCCGCCGGTGCTGGCGGCCCTGGCGGCAGCCGGCTACCGCGGGCTGGTCGCGGTGGAGTTGCCCCGCGACTCGCACGCCGCACCCGCTGTGGCCGCCCGGTCGATCGAGTTTCTCCGCGCCGCCGCACTGGCCGGCCGCACGGAGGACGAGGTGCCCGCACACATACCTGGGGTGCCTGCGTAG
- a CDS encoding SCO3242 family prenyltransferase yields the protein MTTLADLAELVRAPAALSVPGDVVAGAAAAGALGPRTPALAGASVLLYWAGMAANDWADRRLDAVERPERPIPSGRVTPAVAVGLAAGLTAAGVGLAAAVGGRRAVALAVPLAATIWGYDLLAKNTAAGPAVMAACRGLDVLLGASGGRVTRALPAAATVAAHTWTVTALSRREVSGADATLPMRTLAGTAVVAASAAVVAPRRVAALPAVLAGWYAARYGAAQAEVVRDPSAGRVRAAVGAGITGLPALQGALTARGGAGLLGVAVAAAAPLGRLLARKVSPT from the coding sequence ATGACCACGCTGGCTGACCTCGCCGAGCTGGTCCGGGCGCCGGCTGCGCTCTCGGTGCCCGGTGACGTGGTCGCCGGAGCGGCTGCGGCCGGCGCGCTGGGCCCGCGTACCCCCGCCCTGGCCGGCGCCTCGGTGCTGCTCTACTGGGCCGGCATGGCCGCCAACGACTGGGCCGACCGACGTCTGGACGCGGTGGAGCGGCCCGAGCGGCCGATCCCCAGCGGGCGGGTCACCCCGGCCGTCGCGGTCGGTCTCGCGGCTGGCCTCACGGCCGCCGGCGTGGGCCTGGCCGCCGCCGTGGGCGGTCGCCGCGCCGTCGCGCTCGCCGTGCCGTTGGCCGCCACCATCTGGGGGTACGACCTGCTGGCCAAGAACACCGCCGCAGGTCCGGCCGTGATGGCCGCCTGCCGGGGGCTGGACGTGCTGCTCGGCGCGTCAGGTGGCCGCGTGACCAGGGCGTTGCCGGCCGCGGCGACCGTCGCCGCGCACACCTGGACGGTCACCGCGCTGTCCCGCCGGGAGGTCAGCGGCGCCGATGCCACCCTGCCGATGCGCACCCTCGCCGGCACCGCGGTGGTCGCCGCCAGTGCCGCCGTCGTCGCCCCCCGGCGGGTCGCCGCGCTGCCCGCCGTGCTGGCCGGGTGGTACGCCGCCCGCTATGGCGCGGCTCAGGCCGAGGTCGTCCGGGACCCGTCGGCCGGGCGGGTTCGTGCCGCCGTCGGCGCCGGGATCACCGGGTTGCCCGCCCTCCAGGGAGCCCTGACCGCGCGAGGTGGAGCAGGTCTGCTCGGGGTGGCCGTCGCGGCGGCCGCGCCGCTGGGTCGACTGCTGGCCCGGAAGGTCTCCCCGACATGA
- a CDS encoding inositol-3-phosphate synthase, giving the protein MRTGVWLVGARGSVATTSIVGGLALRAGLAGPTGCVTELPELRGPALPAFADLVFGGHDLASTPLCKRAEALADSGVIPWRLVAAVRDQLGAVEQELRPAPVGATQADRAAAVVRDLTAFRERHELDRVVVVNVSATEPAPRPHPGHADPAALRAALAGPDEVLPPSSLYGYAAVLAGCPYVDFTPSTGLRLPALTALAEEARLPYAGHDGKTGETLVKSVLAPMFAMRNLDVRSWSGFNLLGGGDGATLADPAANAAKVQSKQRVLGETLGYVPQGGTRIEFVEELGDFKTAWDLITFAGFLGTGMRMEFTWHGCDSALAAPLVLDLARLTAAAHAAGQVGPLTELGFFFKDPLGTPTHSLGEQWARLTDFARLLHGGGDSGHDHAG; this is encoded by the coding sequence ATGCGAACAGGTGTCTGGCTGGTAGGGGCGCGCGGTTCCGTCGCGACCACCAGCATCGTCGGAGGGCTCGCGCTGCGAGCCGGCCTGGCCGGGCCCACCGGCTGTGTGACCGAGCTGCCCGAGCTGCGCGGCCCCGCCCTGCCGGCCTTCGCCGACCTCGTCTTCGGTGGGCACGACCTGGCCAGCACCCCGCTGTGCAAGCGCGCGGAGGCACTGGCCGACAGCGGTGTCATCCCCTGGCGGCTGGTCGCCGCGGTCCGGGACCAACTGGGCGCGGTCGAGCAGGAACTGCGCCCCGCACCGGTCGGTGCCACCCAGGCGGACCGGGCCGCCGCCGTGGTCCGCGACCTGACCGCCTTCCGCGAGCGGCACGAGCTGGACCGGGTGGTGGTGGTCAACGTCTCCGCCACCGAGCCGGCCCCTCGTCCACACCCCGGGCACGCCGACCCGGCCGCGCTGCGTGCCGCTCTCGCCGGACCGGACGAGGTGCTGCCGCCCAGCTCCCTCTACGGGTACGCGGCGGTGCTGGCCGGCTGCCCGTACGTCGACTTCACCCCGTCCACCGGGCTGCGGCTGCCGGCGCTGACCGCGCTGGCCGAAGAGGCCCGGCTGCCGTACGCCGGGCATGACGGCAAGACCGGGGAGACCCTGGTCAAGTCGGTGCTCGCGCCGATGTTCGCGATGCGCAACCTGGACGTGCGTTCCTGGTCCGGGTTCAACCTGCTCGGCGGTGGCGACGGCGCCACCCTCGCCGACCCGGCCGCGAACGCGGCGAAGGTGCAGAGCAAGCAACGGGTGCTCGGCGAGACGCTGGGCTACGTCCCGCAGGGCGGTACGCGCATCGAGTTCGTCGAGGAGCTGGGCGACTTCAAGACCGCCTGGGATCTGATCACCTTCGCGGGCTTCCTCGGCACCGGCATGCGGATGGAGTTCACCTGGCACGGCTGCGACTCCGCGCTGGCCGCGCCGCTGGTGCTCGACCTCGCCCGGCTCACCGCCGCCGCACACGCCGCCGGGCAGGTGGGGCCGCTGACCGAGCTGGGCTTCTTCTTCAAGGACCCGCTCGGCACACCCACCCACTCGCTGGGCGAGCAGTGGGCCCGGCTGACCGACTTCGCGCGGCTTCTGCACGGTGGCGGGGACAGCGGCCATGACCACGCTGGCTGA
- a CDS encoding Gfo/Idh/MocA family protein, protein MVGYAFMGAAHSQAWRTVNRVYDLPARARMALICGRDTAKVADAADRLGWDAYTTDWRDLINSDDIDVVDICTPGDSHAEIALAALAAGKHVLCEKPLANTVAEARAMTAAADAARATGVRSMCGFNYRRVPAVTMMRQMVADGRLGVIRHVRAVYLQDWIVDPQFPLVWRLQKDRAGSGALGDIGAHIIDLTQFVTGQRISGVSAVTETFIKERPLPAGSSGLAATVDGGSSADGNGTGPVTVDDAAVFVARLDGGALATYEASRFATGRKNALRVEINGSLGSVVFDLERLNELEFYDATRPTVEQGFNRILVTEGEHPYMSAWWPPGHIIGYEHSFTHEMRDFIEAVATGVDPTPSFADALQVQLVLDAVARSAELGSSWTEVAPALTAAAV, encoded by the coding sequence ATGGTCGGCTACGCGTTCATGGGCGCCGCGCACTCACAGGCGTGGCGCACAGTGAACCGCGTGTACGACCTGCCGGCGCGGGCCCGGATGGCGTTGATCTGCGGCCGAGACACAGCGAAGGTGGCCGACGCCGCCGACCGGCTCGGCTGGGACGCGTACACCACGGACTGGCGTGACCTGATCAACTCCGATGACATCGACGTGGTCGACATCTGCACCCCGGGCGACAGCCACGCCGAGATCGCCCTCGCCGCGTTGGCCGCCGGCAAGCACGTCCTGTGCGAGAAGCCGTTGGCCAACACGGTGGCCGAGGCCCGGGCGATGACCGCCGCGGCGGACGCCGCCCGGGCCACCGGAGTGCGGTCGATGTGCGGGTTCAACTACCGCCGGGTCCCCGCGGTCACGATGATGCGCCAGATGGTCGCCGACGGACGACTCGGGGTGATTCGACACGTTCGTGCGGTGTACCTACAGGACTGGATCGTGGACCCGCAATTCCCGCTGGTCTGGCGGTTGCAGAAGGACAGGGCGGGCTCCGGCGCGCTCGGTGACATCGGTGCGCACATCATCGATCTGACCCAGTTCGTCACCGGTCAGCGGATCAGCGGAGTCAGCGCGGTCACCGAGACCTTCATCAAGGAGCGGCCGTTGCCGGCCGGGTCGAGCGGGTTGGCGGCCACGGTGGACGGCGGCAGCTCCGCCGACGGCAATGGCACCGGGCCGGTCACCGTCGACGACGCCGCGGTCTTCGTGGCCCGACTCGACGGTGGCGCTCTGGCCACGTACGAGGCGAGCAGGTTCGCCACCGGCCGCAAGAACGCCCTGCGTGTCGAGATCAACGGCTCGCTGGGCAGCGTGGTCTTCGACCTGGAACGCCTCAACGAGCTGGAGTTCTACGACGCCACCCGTCCCACGGTGGAGCAGGGCTTCAACCGCATCCTGGTGACCGAGGGCGAGCACCCGTACATGTCGGCGTGGTGGCCGCCGGGCCACATCATCGGCTACGAGCACTCGTTCACGCACGAGATGCGCGACTTCATCGAGGCGGTCGCCACCGGTGTCGACCCGACTCCCTCCTTCGCCGACGCGTTGCAGGTCCAGTTGGTGCTGGACGCGGTGGCCCGCTCGGCGGAGCTCGGCTCCTCGTGGACCGAGGTGGCACCGGCGCTGACCGCGGCGGCTGTCTGA
- a CDS encoding substrate-binding domain-containing protein, whose amino-acid sequence MTQHSRDVSRRRLLFGGAAVGAATLLTACTSNETPAASTQTKAAGDGAGNNAPGKKVVIGFSAPAADHGWMGAIHANAKAQAAAYSDVEFKEVDGGSNSEAQRSTLGTLIAQKPDIIVVLPHDGKEVNAVALQAMQAGIPIVNLDRAFPDALASRLVIKGDNYGMGVSAGHFIGKQLKDKGVSNPIIGEIAGLEIPLTVERSAGFAAALATYGFKVNNRRSAEFTSDSGQREASQLLQALPKIDAIWNHDDDQGIGVLAAIKQANRSEFFMVGGAGSKLAIDAIKADNSVLKATVTYNPSMASSAISLARLIAQGRGLGDLTELQVPKEVTLASETITKENASSYDKLGF is encoded by the coding sequence ATGACCCAGCACAGTCGCGACGTGTCGCGCCGCCGGTTGCTCTTCGGTGGAGCCGCAGTCGGCGCCGCCACCCTGCTCACCGCCTGCACCAGCAACGAGACCCCGGCGGCCAGCACCCAGACCAAGGCCGCCGGTGACGGTGCCGGCAACAACGCCCCGGGCAAGAAGGTCGTCATCGGCTTCTCCGCCCCGGCCGCCGACCACGGCTGGATGGGCGCGATCCACGCCAACGCCAAGGCGCAGGCCGCGGCCTACTCGGACGTGGAGTTCAAGGAGGTCGACGGTGGGTCGAACTCCGAGGCCCAGCGCTCCACGCTCGGCACGCTGATCGCCCAGAAGCCGGACATCATCGTCGTGCTGCCGCACGACGGCAAGGAGGTCAACGCTGTTGCCCTTCAGGCGATGCAGGCGGGCATCCCGATCGTGAACCTCGACCGGGCGTTCCCCGACGCGCTGGCCTCGCGCCTGGTCATCAAGGGCGACAACTACGGCATGGGCGTCTCGGCCGGTCACTTCATCGGCAAGCAGCTCAAGGACAAGGGCGTCAGCAACCCGATCATCGGCGAGATCGCCGGTCTGGAGATCCCGCTGACCGTCGAGCGCAGCGCCGGCTTCGCGGCAGCACTGGCGACCTACGGGTTCAAGGTGAACAACCGTCGCTCGGCCGAGTTCACCTCGGACAGCGGTCAGCGCGAGGCGTCCCAGCTGCTCCAGGCGCTGCCGAAGATCGACGCGATCTGGAACCACGACGACGACCAGGGCATTGGTGTGCTCGCCGCCATCAAGCAGGCCAACCGGTCGGAGTTCTTCATGGTCGGCGGCGCGGGTTCGAAGCTCGCGATCGACGCGATCAAGGCCGACAACAGCGTGCTCAAGGCGACGGTCACCTACAACCCGTCGATGGCCTCGTCGGCAATTTCCCTCGCGCGGCTCATCGCGCAGGGCCGGGGCCTGGGCGACCTGACGGAGCTGCAGGTTCCCAAGGAAGTGACCCTCGCCTCCGAGACGATCACCAAGGAGAACGCGAGCAGCTACGACAAGCTCGGGTTCTGA